The following DNA comes from Augochlora pura isolate Apur16 chromosome 6, APUR_v2.2.1, whole genome shotgun sequence.
aattttcgatattatttattttattaatcgcgaaagatatttaatatttagaaaataaatttagaaaatttcaagTTTACTGTATGACAATCACATTTACcacaataatagatataacaTTATTGGCTATCgtaactatatattataattattattattatataataaaatattacaccTCGGTAGGtgtaaaagtcgatttataggcttccggtcggtaaagtgttaaatatgaGCAGTTTAtgggaaaaaaagaattcatttactTCACACTGTCTGACCAAACAGTCCACTTATCACTTAAAATTGCGCGCACGTGATCATCGGTCTGTTTATAAATTGTGAATTCATATGTATAACAACgttaacttttataatattcattcgcgATATTTAggcaatatttgttattatttttcaacgctttgcaattgataaaatattacttatatttattatatatattttattttattatgtatattttattttattatatatatatattatatatattttatattatatatataaaacgaaCCTTCTTATCGCCTCCACTCGGTGTGTATTTCTCGTTTTTCGCGGCGATTTTCGGCTGCGCCTTGCTGAAATCGAGCTTTCGATTTTCGATCTTCACTTTACCGCCGCCGGGCTTGTAGCTTGTGTTCTCCAACGAGCCGATCTTCGATCGTACCGTTTTCAAATTCGGCGATGGTGCTGCGCCCACTTGAACTTTATTCATGGGAACTTCTATGCAATACGCCATATGTTAGAAATGCACGTACGTGAAACATTGTTacgtattattttacattaacattattactattattattttacattaatattattattattatgtattattttacattaatattattattattattatgatttgcACATAGAATAAAAGATTCAATTGCTAAGCAAGAATTCaatagtttcatttaattatactgaTAGCAAATGGTATGAAAGTAGTACAAGCATATGCTATATCCGACATCACAGAAGACTGCTTTATCAAATATCGTacttttctattctattctattcgtATCGTTTTGACACAGTTCTttaaaagttttataatagcataaaaatgtcattgctataaaattaccattatttttataccaattcgatataaaattaaatactttcgtaatgtaaaattaaattctttcgtACTactaaaatgttaattttaataactgtaaaaactagagaatatatattgttactcACTTTTCTTTTCCAGACCAGCTGTCGATGACGGAGTTTCCGGAGTCCTTGGTAacgatttaattgatttattcggTGACTTTACGGGCGACCCAGCCGTTGATCTCTTGTCCGCGTCCTTAATTTTCGAGGGTGACTTTTTCGTTGGCGAATCCTCGACTCCATTCGTCGCCGGGATCTACGAAAATATTCCATTGACAATAACGAAACCATTTGCGGAACAAAATATTGGGTCGGCAATGAAGTGATTgcagattttgttaatagatagtcttagcacattctttcgttttatcaacgtgttcaatACTTGtttattggtttaatgtaacagaattcaatattttgaatatctTAATATACTACCtcagtctgccgtagccaaagggttaagcaaaagaatacttaattgccaaccaaATACAAATCAAATCTGTGATATTTACCGAATTAGACTGCGGTGAATCGTCCATACCATTGCCATTTTCAATACCTGCGAAAAATCGAACAACATTTCAGTTTCCATTCAATTATCCATTtacatgataaaaatgaaatcgcCCTGTATTTCTGAAGCAAAATCTTACTACTTTCGTCAAAATACTCTGTTCCGATCAAAGAGAGATCTACCAAAAAACATCGCGAAAGAATACTTTTGCAGCAATACTAATTGCAAGCTGCGCTAActaaactaattttaatttaaaaattaaataccaaAATTAACGCATTCgcatcgggaaacgagaattctcgttttaattttaaattctatcccgatttctatgaaaatttcagGAAAAATAGCTCGATGCAAATGTGTTAATACATctatgttaaaatatcttcgcATTGCTAAAATATCCCGATTTGTCTGAAATTTGTTTTCGTGTCAAATTGGTTTTCGTTTCTACTTGTACTCTTTTcggttcaattatttttccgtaTCCAACAAAACATCGTTCtcttttgtcataaatacaaatagaaaCCTGCAGTCTTGCGTTCCAGCGTTTCGTGTAACTTAGCTGGCGTCGGTGCGCGTTGAATTCTCGGTGTAGTTGGTTTCGGCGGTTTCCCGTCTTGATCGGCTAAGGACTCGACAAAGCTGGCACGTTTCTTTTCGCTTCCCGCGGACTTTACGCTACCGAGCGGCGATCTCGGCGAGATTGGCAACTTGGGACTAGCAAGCGTCGGCGATCTCGGCGACAACGATCTTCGCTGGCCGTTGTCGAAACCTTTGACGCTGTCCTCCGGGGTTTTCGGCGGAGATAGCGCCGCCGTTGACGATTTTCCATCGGTCGACGTCGGAGACTTCGGCGAACttctcgtttctttcgccGAGGTAGGCAAGCTAGGACTAGGAGACTTTGCCGAGGTGGGCAAGCTAGGACTAGGAGACTTTGCCGAGGTGGGCAAGCTAGGACTAGGAGACTTTGCCGAGGTAGGCAAACTAGATTCTGGTGTAGGCTCCTGAAGATTTACCAATGAATTTTCGTCAGAAATATTCACCGAATCTTTCACACTTTCCGCTGACTTTGGCGGCTTCTCGACAACAGGCTCGCCGATTGCTTTCGTCTTTTCATCCGAAGAATCCTTGGACACTGTCTCCTCGCGCGGTTGCTCAGGCTTCTCAACCGGCGCTTTAGACTCCATCGTTGTCACGGTATCTTCACACGGCTTATTTACACCCCCGTCCATAATTCTCGAATTTTGCGTATCGTCCTTTAATTCTGCTGCCTTATTCTCGCTCGCTTTCGCGTCAACATTCTCGACGACTTGATTCATTTCGGCCGGCGTAGACGCTCGAGACTTGTCCGGCGTTTTATCCTGCAACTTCGATTTCTCTTCGCTTTGGCTCAAATCGGCCGgcgtgctcgcgcgcgatTTGTCCGGCGACTTTGAAGGCGTCTTCAAACTCTGCTCGTTCTCGGCCTGATTGCTCGCCAGCGACGTGTTCGACTGCGAATTTTCCGAAGACTTGGACGGCGTCTTTGGTCCAGGCTCGTTTTGATTATCACTGAGTTCAGTCGGCGTGATCGAGCGAGATTTGTCAGGAGATTTGGACGGCGTCTTCAACCCTTGGTCTTTCTGGCTTTGAGTCTCTGGTTTGGCCTCGACCGGCGTACTCGAACGCGACTTGTTCGGAGACGGTACGCTCAACTCCTGTTCATTAGCTTTTGGAGGAGGAGTCATTGGATTGTCATTGGAGGACTCTTTGGCGGATTTGTCGTCCCTAGGTGATGGTGTTGGGGTTGGTGTTGGTGAAGGGGTTGTTCTTTTCTCTCCCGCCGACAGGTTCTCCCTGTCCGCTTTCTCGTTCGCCTTCTCGACCACGTTATGCACCGACTCTTTCAACTTATTCTCCACTTTATCATCACTAGCCTCTGATCCCAATTGATCCACCTTCGCAGAGGTCAAACGGTTCTCCGAGCCAGCGGACTTCACCGTTTTCTCATTTTTGCCATCAGCGATGCTACTCGTATCATCAAACTCCTCATGTTTCCCATCCACTTTACCATTTATCGTCGCAGTTTCCGGCCTCTTCGCCGACCGCACACTGTCCCCGCTATCCGGACGTGGCGACTTCTTGCTGTCCATAACAACATCGTCATCATCGTCGTTTTCCACATTGTCGCGCAGCTTCTCCTTCTCGAGCTGCTGTTGCATCCTCGCGTTATCGACATCGGCCATCCTCTCGACCACGATCCGCGGAAGCGGCGGCTTTCGATCGTCTCTTTGCGGCGACAGGCTCTGATTAGGGATGCTCAGCAACGATTCATTTCGCTGCAGCTGCCTCTGCGCGATTTCTTGCGGTCGGCCGAGAACGTCCGGCGTTCGCGGCGAGTTCTGATGCTCGATGCCTGGGTGTTGGGGTGCTTGTGCGTTCCTGGGGAATGGAGGGCCTTGGAAGTTACCTGGGTGCGGTAATCTAGGTCTTTGTTGCGGCGGGTTCCTGTTGGTTGGGGATGGGGCGAAACGGGGGTTTAGTATGATCGGTGGATTCGGCGGATTTGAAATTTGATGGGGAGGGTGGGGACTCTGCTGAGGCGGAGGTTGACCTTGTTGAGGCGGATGATGACTTTGCTGAGGTGTATAGGGACTCTGCTGAGGGTTTTGTCCTTGTTGAGGCGGATGATGACTTTGTTGAGGTGGGTTTTGCCCTTGCTGCGGCGAATGTTGACCTAGTTGCGGATGTTGACTTTGCTGAGGTGGGTTTTGCCCTTGTTGAGGCGAATGTTGACTTTGCTGCAGCGGATGATGACCTTGTTGAGGCGAATGTTGACCTTGCGGCGGATGATGACCTTGTTGCGGTGGATTTTGCCCCTGCTGAGGCGAATGTTGACCTTGTGGCGGATGCTGCCCTTGCTGCGGCGAATGTTGACCTTGCTGCGGCGGCCTCGGTGACAATTGATTCCCCGGCGGTCTCGGCAGTCCGTACGGCCGGAGCTGTACGAATTGGCCCGAACCGGCTGGTCTGACAGGGGCACGATTGTCGAAACGGATTTGCGGCGGCTGTCCCAGGACCGGCCTCGGTTGTTGTCCTACAGGGCCATTATTTATCGGCTGTCTTGGCGATCCAGGTGGACCTTGCGGTCTCGCCCGAAATCCGGGTGGTAACGTCGCGTTTGGTTTTACCTATGAAAGAACAACTCGTGACAATCTATGTGCCTTGTGCGAGGTTTATGAATCCGAGTTTTAGTCTGGAAtttcgttataaaattgaatccgAGTTTCAGTCTGGTTTCGGACCCGTTTTTGGACGCGATCAAGGTTTCATCGGATCCTGAACTTCGCGCGAATTTCAAAGACCCAATTTCACCGGTCTGCGCATACAATTTGATGGACCTCTCGGATACGAGTTCCGCTGATGAATTTCGCGGAGAAACGAAAGGAAACGGTCGTGCACCGTAAAGGATGGAACTATTGCCGTAGGTCACGCTACCCTGAAATGATCCCCGATAGCGAGATATATATACGTCGATGGGTGTACCGTAATCATTCGTGGCTCAATCCCATAACGAGTTGAGACGTCGATCGGTGGCAGGTACGGTGTATGGATCTTCGAGACATCACCGGTTTTCATTATCGAGCGATCGATAAACTCAGGGCCAATATCAACCAACGAATTTTCACTTGCTCCCCGGTACTTCGAATTCCCATTATTTTCACGTTGCACCGATCGATCGCTTGCCAATGCCGTACGGCAAATTAGTATCGCAACAATTGgattggggaataagttcgtagcgcttttatattttattttattttacgattcgTTGCTGTTTtcgacaaagtgtataatattcattctacaGAGCTGTttctctacaaaactgtgttaattgttataataataaattaatccattgtttactatttattacttttttttatgaaagtaataaacaattgaattattaataaattaataaaggaatatttaataaaggaataatataatttcttacttcatgcatcccttgatttaaatagatttcttttataagggtacgaatacttatgggaccaACTTATGGTCCTCGTTTCACCGATCTTTGAATCCCAATAGCTTCCGATCATGAAAGGATTATCAATGACGATCGAATGGTGTCTAATTTAAAAGCGATCTTTTAGCTTACCATATTCTCTTTGCGGTCCGCAGGTGACTTGGCCGCGTTGCTAGCAGTTTCTTGCGTAGCCATATTTAACTTCGTTCGCACAGAATTAAAGTCTACGTCGATTCGTGACCGTCCTTTCTCATCTggctaaaatattttcttcgtacACCTGTTGCGTATCAACGACACAGAATCATTGGAACCACCGTGTAGACGGCGTGTACGATTCTACGCAAGTGTTTTCAGCGTGTACGAAATCAAGTCTACACTGTGATCGATTAATCGAACCGCGTGTTGACAATATACTACGTACCTTCGATTTGTGAATCATACATTTCGTGTTCAGGTGTGAACGACACTCTACGAAGCAGCGTATTTTTATGGTAGAATTTCGATGTTCGACGAATTACGGAAGCACCGTTCGAGATCCTTTTAAAAAGTGTGTACGAAATCAAATTGTTCGAAGAAGtgaattttcgttttcgtGAATTTCTATCTGTGcaatgagaaattaattattcatcgcACTACGAGAAAATGTGTTTCGACTTCCACTTTagagaaaaaataatgaagatgTTCTTTGAACGGTAGAAGCTTGTGTACGATGAAAGTTTAAACAAAACGTGTTTTATGTGTCCAGTAtcgttttattgaatatttgtacattttgataagagtataataatatttaatagtatatttaatataccatTTAGTATATtcactatataatatactatttattatactgtttattttataactattatatattagtatataaaagtattaacactttaacaaCCGCTCACACAGCATGTGTGTGATAGCCGGAACAACCGTTACCGACCGCTCACACAACATGTGTGTGATGCTGACGCCGAAGGTTGTTGACCAGTACCACACTCTTTGTGTgataatttatgaatgtaaACAAGTGTGGATATTGCTATTGGCTTCATATTTCATTGCCACGTCTTTGATTATAGGTAATTATcgcctatttttaatttttgattaaattttgttgttttttgttttatgttaactttttcgtgaatttaaaaaagttctttaaaattaattcttcaaaaatactgCCGGCCCCTGGCGACGTTTGATCGCGTAGACGTGCGGttgttaaagtgttaatagcatatcttttatactttatattagttatttttataacgttatgtatatattaaaataatataacgcagccagtataattattttcactatttatatattgttctttttattcttaatcttgagtaaaacaaaaattgtaccaGGGATAcagatttgttaaaataaattattgttggaGCATACGCTTTTCTAAGTACGTTCGTTTATCTACGTCACCGCGTAACTGGTTTTCCACTTGTGCTATTAATGTGTTGACAGCAGAAGTAGAATGTGTGTGATTGATGTATCGTGAAGTGGACACGGTTGTCAGCGGATTATGTTTTCCCTTGAAAAATTACGCTCTATAAGGGTTGAGGCGTGTAGGCTGATCAACAATCACAATTTACATAtttgagaattattaaataaattaaaatatacttgaatctcttctttcttgttataattatttctcagaTAAGTATGTTAAGTATTTAGCGATAggtatgttaataatttaattttatttagaaccATAATGCAGATGAtcgtttttaagaaattaaattcttttcaagaaattaaattctttttaaaagagaCATCGTCGAATCAAAGTTCACGCGTTATCGAATACTACTTGCTGAGTATGTCTGACCATTGCTCGATGTCTCTACTTATTATACGTACATACGAATGTGCTTATATTGAACCAATGCTCAAAGTCAATAAAAAGTTGATAGGCTAACTCATTTGATCTTAATTTATAAACCGAgagttttgtaataattttcagttctccaaattaattttaaaaatgtcaatataGTTATCAGTAAATCATAATCAGTAGATTCCTATTGGTAGATTAACAGTAGATTATTATCATCAgtagattattaaatagatcattaataaattattatgtcgATTATTTGTAAATGATCAAACGATTATCAGTAGACATTCATTTCAACTTGATTTGATTATAGTATACTTATGTAGACACCATTAGAAACATTTGTAAGCGTTTGAAAAGATTCCAAGAAAGTTTACAGTGTTGATAGACTTGAACGGAACTGTATAGGGAAACATGCTATAAGATGATTGCTATGCTCGCCTGCCCGGCAAATTCCTACGGTGCGTGGAACGACGATAATCtgcaattacaaattattgcaTATCTTACGTGCCTAAGAATACGGTACGTGCTAACGTGATTTCAACGCTTACCTTGCATTactttatatactatactatatagtataatagtgtATATGCTTTTTTCGTGCGATTACTACGGGCAATTTCAACATGCCACGACACAAATGCATACACTTGGCATAACACCTGCTCAATTTCTTACTCAAAGATTTCACCGGGGGAGAATTatagtaaacaaatttttagttatttttctgttcgtCAAAGTCTAATAtaatcttatttataatatattaaaattgatatatatgtACGTAAAGTTCGCTTAtactgtttaaatatatatttaacaatgcaatttcatttatccgCAAGGATAGTACAAGTTACCAAACTGTACATTTTTCATGCCATAAAATGCTTTCGCccactatttttctatttttaaaaattagcgAATACTCGGAGTCTAACAAACAAAACATTAAATCTTATTAAgattaaacaaacaaaacaaa
Coding sequences within:
- the Tau gene encoding microtubule-associated protein tau isoform X3, which translates into the protein MATQETASNAAKSPADRKENMVKPNATLPPGFRARPQGPPGSPRQPINNGPVGQQPRPVLGQPPQIRFDNRAPVRPAGSGQFVQLRPYGLPRPPGNQLSPRPPQQGQHSPQQGQHPPQGQHSPQQGQNPPQQGHHPPQGQHSPQQGHHPLQQSQHSPQQGQNPPQQSQHPQLGQHSPQQGQNPPQQSHHPPQQGQNPQQSPYTPQQSHHPPQQGQPPPQQSPHPPHQISNPPNPPIILNPRFAPSPTNRNPPQQRPRLPHPGNFQGPPFPRNAQAPQHPGIEHQNSPRTPDVLGRPQEIAQRQLQRNESLLSIPNQSLSPQRDDRKPPLPRIVVERMADVDNARMQQQLEKEKLRDNVENDDDDDVVMDSKKSPRPDSGDSVRSAKRPETATINGKVDGKHEEFDDTSSIADGKNEKTVKSAGSENRLTSAKVDQLGSEASDDKVENKLKESVHNVVEKANEKADRENLSAGEKRTTPSPTPTPTPSPRDDKSAKESSNDNPMTPPPKANEQELSVPSPNKSRSSTPVEAKPETQSQKDQGLKTPSKSPDKSRSITPTELSDNQNEPGPKTPSKSSENSQSNTSLASNQAENEQSLKTPSKSPDKSRASTPADLSQSEEKSKLQDKTPDKSRASTPAEMNQVVENVDAKASENKAAELKDDTQNSRIMDGGVNKPCEDTVTTMESKAPVEKPEQPREETVSKDSSDEKTKAIGEPVVEKPPKSAESVKDSVNISDENSLVNLQEPTPESSLPTSAKSPSPSLPTSAKSPSPSLPTSAKSPSPSLPTSAKETRSSPKSPTSTDGKSSTAALSPPKTPEDSVKGFDNGQRRSLSPRSPTLASPKLPISPRSPLGSVKSAGSEKKRASFVESLADQDGKPPKPTTPRIQRAPTPAKLHETLERKTAGIENGNGMDDSPQSNSIPATNGVEDSPTKKSPSKIKDADKRSTAGSPVKSPNKSIKSLPRTPETPSSTAGLEKKKVPMNKVQVGAAPSPNLKTVRSKIGSLENTSYKPGGGKVKIENRKLDFSKAQPKIAAKNEKYTPSGGDKKISQVKLQWNAKSKIGSLDNATYKPGGGDKKIETVKLDFKDKAKPKVGSKDNAKHTPGGGNIKIQTVKVDIKAESKIGSLDNVKHRPGGGDKKIFNDRDYLRQTGSNVESQCASGSQLETVEEVNTFSTELLKENLPQPPPTTPTKMRKLPSPTSVVTPKAVRSSFAKEATESKKSLSSKETAKPAGEAKKNVNLMNAKTVAEEKILKSPTTPEYPNSPRLKSPDKSSPRTPRRVSPKNIRLPKIVPSPTPPETTPITETHSKISLPKLIEPPAQLSSVAH
- the Tau gene encoding microtubule-associated protein tau isoform X2; this translates as MATQETASNAAKSPADRKENMVKPNATLPPGFRARPQGPPGSPRQPINNGPVGQQPRPVLGQPPQIRFDNRAPVRPAGSGQFVQLRPYGLPRPPGNQLSPRPPQQGQHSPQQGQHPPQGQHSPQQGQNPPQQGHHPPQGQHSPQQGHHPLQQSQHSPQQGQNPPQQSQHPQLGQHSPQQGQNPPQQSHHPPQQGQNPQQSPYTPQQSHHPPQQGQPPPQQSPHPPHQISNPPNPPIILNPRFAPSPTNRNPPQQRPRLPHPGNFQGPPFPRNAQAPQHPGIEHQNSPRTPDVLGRPQEIAQRQLQRNESLLSIPNQSLSPQRDDRKPPLPRIVVERMADVDNARMQQQLEKEKLRDNVENDDDDDVVMDSKKSPRPDSGDSVRSAKRPETATINGKVDGKHEEFDDTSSIADGKNEKTVKSAGSENRLTSAKVDQLGSEASDDKVENKLKESVHNVVEKANEKADRENLSAGEKRTTPSPTPTPTPSPRDDKSAKESSNDNPMTPPPKANEQELSVPSPNKSRSSTPVEAKPETQSQKDQGLKTPSKSPDKSRSITPTELSDNQNEPGPKTPSKSSENSQSNTSLASNQAENEQSLKTPSKSPDKSRASTPADLSQSEEKSKLQDKTPDKSRASTPAEMNQVVENVDAKASENKAAELKDDTQNSRIMDGGVNKPCEDTVTTMESKAPVEKPEQPREETVSKDSSDEKTKAIGEPVVEKPPKSAESVKDSVNISDENSLVNLQEPTPESSLPTSAKSPSPSLPTSAKSPSPSLPTSAKSPSPSLPTSAKETRSSPKSPTSTDGKSSTAALSPPKTPEDSVKGFDNGQRRSLSPRSPTLASPKLPISPRSPLGSVKSAGSEKKRASFVESLADQDGKPPKPTTPRIQRAPTPAKLHETLERKTAGIENGNGMDDSPQSNSIPATNGVEDSPTKKSPSKIKDADKRSTAGSPVKSPNKSIKSLPRTPETPSSTAGLEKKIPMNKVQVGAAPSPNLKTVRSKIGSLENTSYKPGGGKVKIENRKLDFSKAQPKIAAKNEKYTPSGGDKKISQVKLQWNAKSKIGSLDNATYKPGGGDKKIETVKLDFKDKAKPKVGSKDNAKHTPGGGNIKSSATPPKTPQDATNDIQTVKVDIKAESKIGSLDNVKHRPGGGDKKIFNDRDYLRQTGSNVESQCASGSQLETVEEVNTFSTELLKENLPQPPPTTPTKMRKLPSPTSVVTPKAVRSSFAKEATESKKSLSSKETAKPAGEAKKNVNLMNAKTVAEEKILKSPTTPEYPNSPRLKSPDKSSPRTPRRVSPKNIRLPKIVPSPTPPETTPITETHSKISLPKLIEPPAQLSSVAH
- the Tau gene encoding microtubule-associated protein tau isoform X4, with amino-acid sequence MATQETASNAAKSPADRKENMVKPNATLPPGFRARPQGPPGSPRQPINNGPVGQQPRPVLGQPPQIRFDNRAPVRPAGSGQFVQLRPYGLPRPPGNQLSPRPPQQGQHSPQQGQHPPQGQHSPQQGQNPPQQGHHPPQGQHSPQQGHHPLQQSQHSPQQGQNPPQQSQHPQLGQHSPQQGQNPPQQSHHPPQQGQNPQQSPYTPQQSHHPPQQGQPPPQQSPHPPHQISNPPNPPIILNPRFAPSPTNRNPPQQRPRLPHPGNFQGPPFPRNAQAPQHPGIEHQNSPRTPDVLGRPQEIAQRQLQRNESLLSIPNQSLSPQRDDRKPPLPRIVVERMADVDNARMQQQLEKEKLRDNVENDDDDDVVMDSKKSPRPDSGDSVRSAKRPETATINGKVDGKHEEFDDTSSIADGKNEKTVKSAGSENRLTSAKVDQLGSEASDDKVENKLKESVHNVVEKANEKADRENLSAGEKRTTPSPTPTPTPSPRDDKSAKESSNDNPMTPPPKANEQELSVPSPNKSRSSTPVEAKPETQSQKDQGLKTPSKSPDKSRSITPTELSDNQNEPGPKTPSKSSENSQSNTSLASNQAENEQSLKTPSKSPDKSRASTPADLSQSEEKSKLQDKTPDKSRASTPAEMNQVVENVDAKASENKAAELKDDTQNSRIMDGGVNKPCEDTVTTMESKAPVEKPEQPREETVSKDSSDEKTKAIGEPVVEKPPKSAESVKDSVNISDENSLVNLQEPTPESSLPTSAKSPSPSLPTSAKSPSPSLPTSAKSPSPSLPTSAKETRSSPKSPTSTDGKSSTAALSPPKTPEDSVKGFDNGQRRSLSPRSPTLASPKLPISPRSPLGSVKSAGSEKKRASFVESLADQDGKPPKPTTPRIQRAPTPAKLHETLERKTAGIENGNGMDDSPQSNSIPATNGVEDSPTKKSPSKIKDADKRSTAGSPVKSPNKSIKSLPRTPETPSSTAGLEKKKVPMNKVQVGAAPSPNLKTVRSKIGSLENTSYKPGGGKVKIENRKLDFSKAQPKIAAKNEKYTPSGGDKKISQVKLQWNAKSKIGSLDNATYKPGGGDKKIETVKLDFKDKAKPKVGSKDNAKHTPGGGNIKSSATPPKTPQDATNDIQTVKVDIKAESKIGSLDNVKHRPGGGDKKIFNDRDYLRQTGSNVESQCASGSQSPVPPGTIADIKNDLPASDENLNQEC
- the Tau gene encoding microtubule-associated protein tau isoform X1, with the protein product MATQETASNAAKSPADRKENMVKPNATLPPGFRARPQGPPGSPRQPINNGPVGQQPRPVLGQPPQIRFDNRAPVRPAGSGQFVQLRPYGLPRPPGNQLSPRPPQQGQHSPQQGQHPPQGQHSPQQGQNPPQQGHHPPQGQHSPQQGHHPLQQSQHSPQQGQNPPQQSQHPQLGQHSPQQGQNPPQQSHHPPQQGQNPQQSPYTPQQSHHPPQQGQPPPQQSPHPPHQISNPPNPPIILNPRFAPSPTNRNPPQQRPRLPHPGNFQGPPFPRNAQAPQHPGIEHQNSPRTPDVLGRPQEIAQRQLQRNESLLSIPNQSLSPQRDDRKPPLPRIVVERMADVDNARMQQQLEKEKLRDNVENDDDDDVVMDSKKSPRPDSGDSVRSAKRPETATINGKVDGKHEEFDDTSSIADGKNEKTVKSAGSENRLTSAKVDQLGSEASDDKVENKLKESVHNVVEKANEKADRENLSAGEKRTTPSPTPTPTPSPRDDKSAKESSNDNPMTPPPKANEQELSVPSPNKSRSSTPVEAKPETQSQKDQGLKTPSKSPDKSRSITPTELSDNQNEPGPKTPSKSSENSQSNTSLASNQAENEQSLKTPSKSPDKSRASTPADLSQSEEKSKLQDKTPDKSRASTPAEMNQVVENVDAKASENKAAELKDDTQNSRIMDGGVNKPCEDTVTTMESKAPVEKPEQPREETVSKDSSDEKTKAIGEPVVEKPPKSAESVKDSVNISDENSLVNLQEPTPESSLPTSAKSPSPSLPTSAKSPSPSLPTSAKSPSPSLPTSAKETRSSPKSPTSTDGKSSTAALSPPKTPEDSVKGFDNGQRRSLSPRSPTLASPKLPISPRSPLGSVKSAGSEKKRASFVESLADQDGKPPKPTTPRIQRAPTPAKLHETLERKTAGIENGNGMDDSPQSNSIPATNGVEDSPTKKSPSKIKDADKRSTAGSPVKSPNKSIKSLPRTPETPSSTAGLEKKKVPMNKVQVGAAPSPNLKTVRSKIGSLENTSYKPGGGKVKIENRKLDFSKAQPKIAAKNEKYTPSGGDKKISQVKLQWNAKSKIGSLDNATYKPGGGDKKIETVKLDFKDKAKPKVGSKDNAKHTPGGGNIKSSATPPKTPQDATNDIQTVKVDIKAESKIGSLDNVKHRPGGGDKKIFNDRDYLRQTGSNVESQCASGSQLETVEEVNTFSTELLKENLPQPPPTTPTKMRKLPSPTSVVTPKAVRSSFAKEATESKKSLSSKETAKPAGEAKKNVNLMNAKTVAEEKILKSPTTPEYPNSPRLKSPDKSSPRTPRRVSPKNIRLPKIVPSPTPPETTPITETHSKISLPKLIEPPAQLSSVAH
- the Tau gene encoding microtubule-associated protein tau isoform X5 codes for the protein MATQETASNAAKSPADRKENMVKPNATLPPGFRARPQGPPGSPRQPINNGPVGQQPRPVLGQPPQIRFDNRAPVRPAGSGQFVQLRPYGLPRPPGNQLSPRPPQQGQHSPQQGQHPPQGQHSPQQGQNPPQQGHHPPQGQHSPQQGHHPLQQSQHSPQQGQNPPQQSQHPQLGQHSPQQGQNPPQQSHHPPQQGQNPQQSPYTPQQSHHPPQQGQPPPQQSPHPPHQISNPPNPPIILNPRFAPSPTNRNPPQQRPRLPHPGNFQGPPFPRNAQAPQHPGIEHQNSPRTPDVLGRPQEIAQRQLQRNESLLSIPNQSLSPQRDDRKPPLPRIVVERMADVDNARMQQQLEKEKLRDNVENDDDDDVVMDSKKSPRPDSGDSVRSAKRPETATINGKVDGKHEEFDDTSSIADGKNEKTVKSAGSENRLTSAKVDQLGSEASDDKVENKLKESVHNVVEKANEKADRENLSAGEKRTTPSPTPTPTPSPRDDKSAKESSNDNPMTPPPKANEQELSVPSPNKSRSSTPVEAKPETQSQKDQGLKTPSKSPDKSRSITPTELSDNQNEPGPKTPSKSSENSQSNTSLASNQAENEQSLKTPSKSPDKSRASTPADLSQSEEKSKLQDKTPDKSRASTPAEMNQVVENVDAKASENKAAELKDDTQNSRIMDGGVNKPCEDTVTTMESKAPVEKPEQPREETVSKDSSDEKTKAIGEPVVEKPPKSAESVKDSVNISDENSLVNLQEPTPESSLPTSAKSPSPSLPTSAKSPSPSLPTSAKSPSPSLPTSAKETRSSPKSPTSTDGKSSTAALSPPKTPEDSVKGFDNGQRRSLSPRSPTLASPKLPISPRSPLGSVKSAGSEKKRASFVESLADQDGKPPKPTTPRIQRAPTPAKLHETLERKTAGIENGNGMDDSPQSNSIPATNGVEDSPTKKSPSKIKDADKRSTAGSPVKSPNKSIKSLPRTPETPSSTAGLEKKIPMNKVQVGAAPSPNLKTVRSKIGSLENTSYKPGGGKVKIENRKLDFSKAQPKIAAKNEKYTPSGGDKKISQVKLQWNAKSKIGSLDNATYKPGGGDKKIETVKLDFKDKAKPKVGSKDNAKHTPGGGNIKSSATPPKTPQDATNDIQTVKVDIKAESKIGSLDNVKHRPGGGDKKIFNDRDYLRQTGSNVESQCASGSQSPVPPGTIADIKNDLPASDENLNQEC